The following proteins come from a genomic window of Aquimarina sp. MAR_2010_214:
- a CDS encoding DoxX family protein: MDNFLNNIVAITILLFLLITFLQSGVDKLIDWKGNLGWLKEHFASTFMGNMVPLLLTIILIIEMITAICCVIGMYYLIDNNTTYYAVLAMFLACVTLLMLLFGQRVAKDYQGALTITCYFIVSIFGLYVVSL; this comes from the coding sequence ATGGATAATTTTTTAAACAATATTGTTGCAATAACCATCTTACTATTTCTTCTCATTACTTTTTTGCAATCTGGAGTTGATAAACTAATCGATTGGAAAGGAAATCTTGGTTGGTTAAAAGAGCATTTTGCGTCTACTTTTATGGGCAATATGGTTCCTCTTCTTTTAACAATTATTCTAATTATTGAAATGATAACGGCAATATGCTGTGTTATTGGTATGTATTATCTTATTGACAATAATACTACATACTATGCTGTTTTAGCTATGTTTTTAGCCTGTGTAACGCTTTTAATGTTGCTTTTTGGACAAAGAGTAGCAAAAGATTATCAAGGGGCCTTAACAATCACCTGTTACTTTATAGTGTCCATCTTTGGATTATATGTAGTTTCTTTATAA
- the pgk gene encoding phosphoglycerate kinase yields MKTIDDFNFEDKKALIRVDFNVPLNENFEVTDDTRIQAAKPTIIKVLEDGGSAILMSHLGRPKGVQDEFSLRHIVDKVADVLGVQVKYVANCVGQEAEDAVAALNSGEVLLLENLRFHPNETSGDVVFAEQLSKLGDIYINDAFGTAHRAHASTTIVAQFFAERKCFGSLLAKEIESIDKVLRSGEKPVTAVLGGSKVSSKITIIENILDKIDHLIIGGGMTYTFIKALGGQIGNSICEDDKQELALEILRKAKEKGVEIHLPVDVLGADAFDNNANTKVVAVNAIPDGWQGLDVGPETMKIFHEVILKSKTILWNGPLGVFEMENFANGTIALGHSIAEATENGAFSLVGGGDSVAAVKQFGFGTKVSYVSTGGGAMLESLEGKTLPGIAAIANE; encoded by the coding sequence ATGAAGACAATTGACGATTTTAATTTTGAAGATAAAAAAGCACTAATTCGAGTAGATTTCAATGTTCCTTTAAATGAAAACTTTGAAGTAACAGATGACACTAGAATTCAAGCAGCAAAACCCACAATAATTAAAGTTTTGGAAGATGGAGGAAGTGCGATCCTAATGTCTCATTTGGGTAGACCAAAAGGTGTTCAGGATGAATTTTCATTAAGACATATCGTAGATAAAGTTGCAGATGTTCTTGGAGTACAAGTCAAATATGTAGCTAATTGTGTTGGTCAAGAAGCAGAAGATGCTGTTGCCGCATTAAACTCTGGTGAAGTTTTGTTATTAGAAAATTTAAGATTTCACCCCAATGAAACAAGTGGAGATGTTGTTTTTGCAGAACAATTATCAAAACTGGGTGACATTTATATAAATGATGCGTTTGGTACAGCACACAGAGCACATGCTTCTACTACTATTGTGGCACAATTTTTTGCTGAACGCAAGTGCTTTGGTAGCTTATTGGCAAAAGAAATAGAAAGTATTGATAAAGTATTAAGAAGCGGAGAGAAGCCTGTTACCGCAGTTCTGGGTGGATCAAAAGTATCTTCTAAAATTACAATAATCGAGAATATTCTGGATAAAATAGATCACTTGATTATTGGAGGAGGAATGACCTATACGTTTATTAAAGCCCTGGGAGGTCAAATAGGGAATTCTATTTGTGAAGATGATAAACAAGAGCTAGCGTTAGAGATTTTAAGAAAAGCTAAAGAAAAAGGAGTAGAAATTCACCTTCCTGTGGATGTGTTGGGCGCAGATGCATTTGATAATAATGCAAATACTAAGGTCGTTGCTGTTAATGCCATTCCTGATGGCTGGCAAGGACTTGATGTTGGACCCGAAACAATGAAAATTTTTCATGAAGTAATTTTGAAATCAAAAACCATATTATGGAATGGACCATTGGGGGTTTTTGAGATGGAAAATTTTGCTAATGGAACGATAGCATTAGGACACTCTATAGCAGAAGCTACTGAAAATGGAGCATTCTCTCTTGTAGGAGGAGGAGATTCTGTAGCGGCAGTAAAACAATTTGGTTTTGGAACCAAGGTAAGCTATGTTTCTACAGGAGGAGGAGCTATGCTAGAAAGCTTAGAAGGTAAAACACTACCAGGAATTGCTGCAATAGCAAATGAATAA
- a CDS encoding DUF4837 family protein, with protein MKKLSLAIICLICIVSCTEVKKDKNQKSQVSMAHSNGRINHLSVVVDNELWNSNVGDTIRKYFGAEVPGLPQEEPLFTMRQVPMEAFAGLTKQSRIFLWIKKEDGGESKYGLLKNKFSNPQIGAVISGATDEDITSLIREKHEMIVSKYKFTETKEKQEIIKKSLEKIPQLKEKLGITLNIPSAYRIAIEEDKFFWIRKNVKHGSMNLMIYELPLGIVKKDSNTVSSIIKMRDSIGTVKIPTPEVGHFITEKAYAPYLYEIELDNRFTFETKGIWEIKDRFMSGPFVNYVIEDIANNRLMVLEGFVFAPSVSKRDNMFELEAIIKSIKFDK; from the coding sequence ATGAAAAAATTATCACTCGCAATTATTTGCCTGATTTGTATCGTTAGTTGTACAGAGGTTAAAAAAGACAAAAACCAGAAGAGTCAGGTGTCTATGGCACACTCTAATGGAAGAATAAATCATCTTTCTGTGGTTGTAGATAATGAACTATGGAACAGTAATGTTGGTGATACGATTAGAAAATATTTTGGAGCCGAAGTACCAGGCTTACCTCAAGAAGAACCATTGTTTACAATGCGACAAGTACCTATGGAAGCTTTTGCCGGACTTACAAAACAGAGCCGTATTTTTCTTTGGATTAAAAAAGAAGATGGAGGAGAAAGTAAATATGGATTATTGAAAAATAAATTTTCTAACCCTCAAATTGGCGCAGTAATTTCTGGAGCTACAGACGAGGATATAACGTCTTTGATTCGAGAGAAGCATGAAATGATTGTTTCAAAGTATAAATTTACAGAAACAAAGGAAAAACAAGAGATTATCAAAAAATCCTTAGAGAAGATTCCGCAGTTAAAAGAGAAATTGGGAATCACTTTAAACATTCCTTCGGCATATCGAATTGCTATTGAAGAAGACAAGTTTTTTTGGATACGTAAAAATGTAAAACATGGTAGTATGAATCTTATGATTTATGAATTACCATTGGGAATAGTGAAAAAAGATTCTAATACGGTTTCTAGCATCATAAAAATGAGAGATTCTATAGGAACAGTAAAAATCCCTACGCCAGAAGTTGGTCATTTTATTACAGAAAAGGCCTATGCACCCTATCTTTATGAAATAGAGTTAGACAACAGGTTTACTTTCGAAACCAAAGGAATCTGGGAAATCAAAGACCGTTTTATGTCAGGTCCATTTGTTAATTATGTTATAGAAGACATTGCTAATAATAGATTAATGGTATTAGAAGGCTTTGTATTTGCTCCTTCGGTAAGTAAAAGAGATAATATGTTTGAACTTGAAGCTATTATTAAGTCTATAAAATTTGACAAATAA
- a CDS encoding M57 family metalloprotease, which produces MKNSKLLILWLTVIAISACESDTVEENQEVQQKEVSEETLGKLKNMGFNTEIIPVFKDGDGVIVEGDIYISNKELTNPNISKQKYFRLISCKNSKNIKIKNSLGDNVAGKAFDAAVKRWNSVNGSFLKLKVVKKDPDINIRLADKNELKPRNNSVTYGQGTFPKNGKAGDLIKLKLDAKHSSINNGKKLTQKQWVNVITHEIGHNIGFAHIKEPSSTAILVPGTPKFDKKSIMRTYTNDIVGLSGLTENDKKATKRLYSNQANKICK; this is translated from the coding sequence ATGAAAAACTCAAAATTATTGATTTTGTGGCTTACAGTAATAGCCATTTCAGCTTGTGAAAGTGACACCGTGGAAGAAAATCAGGAAGTACAACAAAAAGAAGTTTCTGAAGAAACACTTGGCAAACTAAAGAATATGGGGTTCAATACAGAAATTATTCCAGTGTTTAAGGACGGGGATGGTGTTATAGTCGAAGGAGATATTTATATTTCTAATAAAGAACTAACGAATCCAAATATTTCAAAACAGAAATATTTTAGATTAATTAGTTGCAAAAACTCTAAAAACATAAAAATTAAAAACAGTTTAGGTGATAATGTGGCGGGTAAAGCTTTTGATGCAGCCGTTAAAAGATGGAATAGTGTAAATGGAAGTTTTTTAAAACTTAAAGTGGTTAAGAAAGACCCTGACATCAATATTCGTCTTGCAGACAAAAATGAGTTAAAGCCAAGAAATAATTCTGTTACTTATGGGCAAGGGACATTTCCAAAAAATGGTAAAGCAGGAGATCTTATTAAGTTAAAATTAGATGCAAAACATTCTTCAATAAATAATGGGAAAAAATTAACGCAGAAACAATGGGTAAATGTTATTACTCATGAGATCGGACATAATATAGGTTTTGCACATATAAAAGAGCCTTCTTCGACAGCAATTCTCGTTCCAGGAACCCCAAAGTTTGATAAAAAATCAATCATGCGCACCTATACCAATGACATCGTTGGATTGAGTGGGTTAACTGAAAACGACAAAAAAGCTACAAAACGCTTATATTCCAATCAAGCAAATAAGATCTGCAAATAA
- a CDS encoding LysM peptidoglycan-binding domain-containing protein translates to MNNYYALFLSFLLVSVSLMGQETSSEKQSNSQNTKEIVLNKTQDLKQNTVRVVDTTQVIKTTGELQTTTLTSTSVKDSVIYVANDHPRMSQLDSIWKQELYNSNLFDTIYKSVTELKYEPVEYVDLPTDTLKARLAALNARTPFNVEYNPSLESVIKRYLKNRHKHLERLMALSEFYFPLFEQELDNQNIPLEIKYLAIVESALKPRAKSRVGATGLWQFMFGTGKMFGLEVSSYVDERMDPIMSTKAACKYLSNLYKVFGDWDLALASYNSGPGNVTKAIRRSGGYTNYWNIRHNLPRETAGYLPAFLATMYIFEYADKHGLKPRKPEFAYFETDTIRVKQMITLDQVSEYMNIDIEELQFLNPSYKLDIIPYIKDEDYVLRLPLDKIGSFVTNEDQIYTLAKAEFDKREKPLPKYIEANDRIRYRVRSGDYLGKIARRYGVRVSQIKKWNGLRSNNLKIGRRLTIYPRRPVVNTPRRTTTKKTLTKVAANNSEVYTVKTGDTLWSISQKFKGVSVENLKNWNDISGSGIKPGMTLKLSKS, encoded by the coding sequence ATGAATAACTATTACGCATTATTTCTTTCTTTCTTATTAGTTTCGGTTTCATTAATGGGACAAGAAACATCATCAGAGAAACAATCAAATTCCCAAAATACGAAGGAGATTGTACTTAATAAAACCCAAGACTTAAAACAAAATACGGTTAGGGTAGTAGATACAACTCAAGTAATTAAAACAACAGGTGAACTACAAACCACTACGTTAACATCAACGAGTGTAAAAGATAGTGTGATTTATGTAGCAAATGACCACCCCAGGATGTCACAGTTAGATTCTATCTGGAAACAAGAACTATATAACTCTAACCTTTTTGATACTATTTATAAATCTGTTACCGAACTGAAATATGAACCAGTAGAATATGTTGATCTTCCTACTGATACTTTAAAGGCAAGATTAGCAGCATTAAATGCACGTACTCCTTTTAATGTAGAGTATAATCCTTCATTAGAAAGTGTAATTAAAAGATATTTAAAAAACAGGCATAAACACCTAGAACGTTTAATGGCACTAAGCGAATTTTATTTTCCGCTTTTTGAGCAAGAGCTAGACAATCAGAATATTCCTTTAGAAATAAAATACCTTGCTATTGTAGAATCTGCTTTAAAACCTAGAGCAAAATCTAGAGTTGGAGCTACAGGATTATGGCAATTTATGTTTGGTACTGGTAAAATGTTTGGTTTAGAAGTAAGTTCATATGTCGATGAACGAATGGATCCTATTATGTCTACCAAAGCTGCTTGTAAGTATCTTTCTAATTTATATAAAGTATTCGGAGATTGGGATCTTGCTTTGGCTTCCTATAATTCGGGCCCAGGTAATGTAACCAAGGCTATTCGTCGTAGTGGTGGATATACAAACTATTGGAATATCAGACATAACCTTCCTAGAGAAACAGCTGGATATTTACCTGCTTTTTTGGCAACAATGTATATTTTTGAGTATGCAGACAAACATGGTCTTAAACCTAGAAAGCCTGAGTTTGCATATTTTGAGACTGATACCATACGAGTAAAGCAGATGATCACATTAGATCAGGTTTCAGAATATATGAATATTGATATTGAAGAATTGCAATTTTTAAATCCTTCCTATAAACTAGATATCATCCCATATATCAAAGATGAAGATTATGTATTGAGATTACCATTGGATAAGATAGGTTCTTTTGTTACTAACGAAGATCAAATCTATACATTGGCCAAGGCAGAATTTGATAAGCGCGAAAAACCATTACCTAAATACATAGAGGCAAACGATCGGATTCGATACCGAGTGCGCAGCGGCGACTATTTAGGAAAAATTGCAAGACGTTATGGCGTTAGGGTAAGTCAAATTAAAAAATGGAATGGTTTACGAAGTAATAATCTTAAAATTGGTCGACGCCTCACTATTTATCCCCGTAGACCAGTAGTAAATACACCTAGGAGAACTACAACAAAAAAGACCTTAACTAAGGTTGCAGCTAATAACTCAGAGGTATATACTGTTAAGACAGGAGATACTTTATGGAGTATTTCACAAAAATTTAAGGGAGTATCTGTCGAGAATCTTAAAAACTGGAACGATATTAGTGGTAGTGGTATAAAACCAGGTATGACACTGAAACTTTCAAAATCATAA
- a CDS encoding type IX secretion system membrane protein PorP/SprF, with product MKKYIIIFSLFASYCTFAQEFFAPVQNQYIADNPYLISSAYAGIGDCWQIRASGFEQWVSIEDSPGTQSLSIDGRISDRSGVGAILFNDQNGFTTQKGIQLSFAHHLTLNEYNNQYLSFGISYKFTQFGIDTSKFNNGDPDNPFNPGLADISVNDSNFDIGLLYRIGRFFLSANAVNLLQKEIDDFNPTEPSQIQNYYLYTGYTFYHRFSDIEVEPSMLYQNFAGDGRSTADLNLKVRKMHREDYYWVGVSLRSLVDQDFKPLSVSPMLGIKKANFYVAYGYQINVNEVLQPTSAAGSHMITLGFDFGCRQSKCGCTY from the coding sequence ATGAAGAAGTATATTATCATATTTAGCCTATTTGCAAGTTATTGTACTTTTGCTCAGGAGTTTTTTGCTCCTGTACAAAATCAATATATCGCAGATAACCCATACTTGATATCCTCGGCATATGCGGGTATTGGAGATTGTTGGCAGATTAGAGCTTCAGGTTTTGAGCAATGGGTAAGTATCGAGGATTCTCCAGGTACACAATCATTATCCATAGATGGTAGAATATCTGATCGCTCAGGTGTTGGTGCTATTCTGTTTAATGATCAAAATGGATTTACAACTCAAAAAGGGATTCAGTTATCTTTTGCTCACCATTTAACATTGAATGAATACAATAATCAATATTTATCTTTTGGGATTAGCTATAAGTTTACTCAATTTGGTATTGATACTTCAAAGTTTAATAATGGAGATCCTGATAACCCATTTAATCCTGGTTTAGCAGATATAAGTGTAAATGATTCTAATTTTGATATTGGATTATTATATCGTATTGGCCGTTTCTTTTTGAGTGCTAATGCTGTGAATTTGTTACAGAAAGAGATTGATGACTTTAACCCCACAGAACCTTCACAGATACAGAACTATTATTTATATACCGGATATACATTTTATCATAGATTTAGTGATATCGAGGTAGAACCTTCTATGTTGTATCAAAACTTTGCTGGTGATGGTCGTTCTACAGCAGACTTGAACCTAAAAGTTCGCAAAATGCATCGAGAAGATTATTATTGGGTAGGAGTTAGTCTTCGATCTCTTGTGGATCAGGATTTTAAACCCCTTTCAGTATCTCCTATGTTAGGAATTAAAAAAGCCAATTTTTATGTTGCATATGGCTATCAGATTAATGTAAACGAAGTTTTACAACCCACCTCAGCAGCAGGATCACATATGATCACGCTAGGATTTGATTTTGGTTGTAGACAAAGTAAATGTGGCTGTACATATTAA
- a CDS encoding T9SS type A sorting domain-containing protein: MKKLLCSIAILSSSILIAQVPFNPVSNSTMTIKGELKTIGNSIVGLNETLNGVTYTPNENYNGPRSNNQRTFGYIDIDNDSSTFSSSSANLNLSSGCERIAYAGLYWAASYFVDREGPNGNFIKYFDLPLPDSRPDFRTLKFKPPGETYITITPAQTQVIYNGYRNTPTNTENRAKSDIPYVCYADVTEIVKGLSTPDGTYTVADMRASTGFSGYNSNGISGGWILVVAYEDPMSSTKHISTEQGYIDIAPGDAPQTFTYSGFQTSPAPEPVNARYAIATLGGDRPYSGDIFQVEKPDGTLQDVFTTPANPVGNFFDSSISVNGSYVTSRNPASQNTLGFDADIFDISNPSNTVIGNDQNFVRFVTTSSGDAYSVFFSSFQVEVIEPQLMITERVLDVNGTNITGDQVNFGDQLFYEFTIENQGNEDIINASIRNILPANVDFIQGTIITSEPNIIATYNEIDREIMIAIDDDLLMKNKEIYTARFAVSVVANCTDLRDACSNEIINSAVYTYSGLASGITKTGEVLGKDACGFESINTSNTLINNNICSQVQSVSICPGSSLTLITDGGFSNYKWVDLSNPETIVGTGQSLDVSKAGTYSVYKSDNLDCRESKEIFEVTSYDAMVINQIISQEDKSVEISITGGTAPYIYELLDTSTSIVIIPAQASNTFILDITGNYTVHVQDANGCKAIHSFVFVEKIEDEENNKIVNNAEEFKIYPNPSSDIINVNTKVTSIKIYDRMGKLLIETTENTYNIANLRDGIYFVKILTKDKKEIITKIVKK; the protein is encoded by the coding sequence ATGAAAAAATTATTATGTAGTATTGCTATTCTTTCTAGCTCTATTTTAATTGCACAAGTACCTTTTAATCCAGTATCTAATAGTACTATGACAATAAAAGGCGAGCTAAAAACAATAGGAAATAGCATTGTCGGATTAAACGAAACATTAAATGGAGTTACATATACACCAAACGAAAACTACAACGGTCCTAGATCAAATAATCAAAGGACTTTTGGATATATTGATATAGATAATGACTCAAGTACTTTTAGTTCTAGCAGTGCAAATCTAAATCTATCTTCTGGTTGTGAAAGAATTGCTTATGCAGGATTATATTGGGCAGCCTCATATTTTGTAGATAGAGAAGGTCCCAATGGAAATTTTATAAAATACTTCGATTTACCTTTGCCAGATAGTAGACCAGACTTTAGAACATTAAAATTTAAACCACCAGGAGAAACTTATATTACTATTACACCAGCTCAGACCCAAGTGATTTATAATGGATACCGTAATACTCCTACCAATACAGAAAATAGAGCAAAATCAGATATACCGTATGTATGTTATGCCGATGTTACCGAAATAGTTAAAGGGTTATCTACACCTGATGGAACTTATACGGTTGCGGATATGAGGGCATCAACTGGTTTTTCTGGATATAATTCGAATGGTATATCTGGTGGGTGGATATTAGTAGTTGCTTATGAAGACCCGATGTCATCTACCAAGCATATAAGTACAGAACAAGGCTATATTGATATCGCTCCTGGTGATGCACCACAAACTTTTACATATTCGGGTTTTCAAACATCTCCTGCTCCAGAACCAGTTAATGCAAGATATGCCATTGCTACTTTAGGAGGAGATAGGCCATATAGTGGAGATATATTTCAAGTTGAAAAGCCTGATGGAACATTACAAGACGTTTTCACAACCCCTGCTAATCCGGTCGGGAATTTTTTTGATAGTTCGATCTCTGTAAATGGCTCCTATGTAACAAGTAGAAACCCAGCCTCGCAAAATACTTTAGGGTTTGATGCTGATATCTTTGATATCTCTAACCCATCTAATACGGTTATTGGTAATGATCAAAATTTTGTAAGGTTTGTAACAACTTCTAGTGGAGATGCATATAGTGTTTTTTTTAGCTCATTTCAGGTAGAAGTGATAGAACCTCAACTTATGATTACCGAGCGTGTATTAGATGTTAATGGAACCAACATTACAGGAGATCAAGTAAATTTTGGTGATCAATTATTCTATGAGTTTACTATAGAAAATCAAGGCAATGAAGATATTATAAATGCTAGTATTCGAAACATATTACCTGCCAATGTAGATTTTATACAAGGAACTATTATTACAAGTGAGCCTAATATAATTGCTACCTATAATGAGATCGATCGAGAGATTATGATTGCAATTGATGATGACCTATTGATGAAAAATAAAGAAATTTATACAGCTCGTTTTGCTGTAAGTGTAGTAGCTAATTGTACCGATTTAAGAGACGCATGCTCTAATGAAATTATAAATTCTGCTGTTTATACATATTCTGGATTAGCTTCTGGAATCACAAAAACAGGAGAGGTTTTAGGAAAAGATGCATGTGGATTCGAGAGTATCAATACATCCAATACTTTGATAAATAATAATATATGTTCTCAGGTACAATCAGTATCTATCTGCCCGGGATCTTCCTTAACACTTATAACCGATGGTGGATTTTCAAACTATAAATGGGTTGATCTTAGTAACCCAGAAACGATTGTTGGAACTGGCCAAAGTTTAGATGTTAGTAAAGCAGGTACATATAGTGTTTATAAATCTGATAATTTAGATTGCAGAGAATCGAAAGAGATTTTTGAAGTCACTAGCTATGATGCAATGGTAATCAATCAGATAATTAGTCAAGAAGATAAGAGTGTTGAGATTAGTATTACCGGAGGAACAGCTCCTTATATCTATGAGTTATTGGATACTTCTACTTCTATAGTTATAATACCTGCTCAAGCCAGTAATACATTTATTTTGGATATAACAGGAAATTACACAGTGCATGTACAAGATGCAAACGGTTGCAAGGCGATACACTCTTTTGTTTTTGTAGAAAAAATAGAAGATGAAGAAAACAATAAGATTGTTAATAATGCCGAAGAATTTAAAATATATCCTAATCCATCAAGTGATATTATAAATGTAAATACAAAGGTTACTAGTATAAAAATTTATGATAGAATGGGTAAACTCTTAATAGAAACTACAGAAAACACATACAATATTGCTAATCTTCGTGATGGTATTTATTTTGTTAAGATCTTAACAAAAGACAAGAAGGAAATTATCACTAAAATAGTAAAGAAATAG
- a CDS encoding DNA polymerase III subunit — protein sequence MLFSEILGLKHIKNYLTTSANRQRIPHAQLFVGPNGSGTLPMAIAYAQYVLCQNQNGENVGGIEACNVKFDHLSHPDLHFVYPVAVNDKVKKHPTSDQFAEEWRSFVNENPYGSIFDWYLSLGIEKKQGQIGVDEALEIVKKLSLKSYEGGYKIMLIWMADKMNIAASNKLLKLIEEPPAKTIFILITEDEEQLIQTIRSRCQVLHFPPLGEQVIKEALQKKENISDSDALKVAHQANGDYSKALHLLHHDGGDDQFEEWFIQWVRTAFKAKGNKSAVNDLITWSESIAGTGRETQKKFLKYCLDFFRQAMLLNYGAEDLVFLEPNTSGFKLKNFAPFVHGANIMDICNELQDAAYHIERNGNAKIILTDLSIKLTRLLHKKSE from the coding sequence ATGCTTTTCTCAGAAATACTAGGCTTAAAACATATCAAAAACTATTTGACCACCAGTGCTAATCGTCAAAGAATACCTCACGCACAACTTTTTGTCGGTCCTAATGGTAGTGGAACATTGCCCATGGCTATTGCTTATGCACAGTATGTCTTGTGCCAAAATCAAAATGGTGAAAATGTAGGTGGTATTGAGGCTTGCAATGTAAAGTTTGATCATCTGTCTCACCCTGATTTACATTTTGTATATCCTGTTGCTGTAAACGATAAGGTGAAAAAACACCCCACATCTGATCAATTTGCAGAAGAGTGGAGAAGTTTTGTAAATGAAAATCCATACGGGAGTATTTTTGACTGGTACCTTTCTCTCGGAATCGAAAAAAAACAAGGTCAGATCGGAGTAGATGAGGCGCTTGAGATCGTAAAAAAACTTTCGCTGAAAAGCTATGAAGGAGGTTATAAAATAATGTTGATCTGGATGGCTGATAAAATGAATATTGCAGCTTCTAATAAACTTCTCAAATTAATAGAAGAGCCTCCTGCAAAAACAATATTTATACTTATCACAGAAGATGAGGAACAGCTTATACAAACGATTAGATCCAGATGCCAAGTATTACATTTTCCTCCTTTGGGAGAACAGGTAATAAAAGAAGCACTTCAGAAAAAAGAAAACATTTCTGATAGTGATGCCTTAAAAGTAGCACACCAAGCTAATGGTGATTATAGTAAAGCTCTGCACCTATTGCATCATGATGGTGGTGATGATCAATTTGAAGAGTGGTTTATACAATGGGTTCGTACTGCATTTAAAGCCAAGGGAAACAAGTCTGCTGTAAACGACTTAATCACCTGGAGTGAGTCTATTGCAGGTACAGGAAGAGAAACGCAAAAAAAGTTCCTAAAATATTGCCTCGATTTTTTCAGACAAGCAATGTTACTTAATTATGGTGCAGAAGATTTAGTCTTTCTAGAACCAAACACAAGTGGTTTTAAATTAAAAAACTTCGCTCCTTTTGTGCATGGTGCTAATATCATGGATATCTGTAATGAACTTCAGGATGCTGCTTATCATATAGAACGAAATGGAAATGCAAAAATCATTCTCACAGATCTTTCTATAAAACTTACCAGATTACTACATAAAAAAAGTGAATAG